In Cydia splendana chromosome 25, ilCydSple1.2, whole genome shotgun sequence, a single genomic region encodes these proteins:
- the LOC134802644 gene encoding uncharacterized protein LOC134802644 translates to MDDMTDFEELIDLNIYFLSDSQKSTEGPLNDVLDEMCEAMDERNLAMDNNINSNGISNNPKDLHENTTNVNELESISVPGCLGNDSVDIEDKDKINYCSFTNTFEQNDDNRINESITNGIIEEFASILAATWPTCLENGYIKDNTNEITTNNENEGKEIVANEVIDLDEFEELLAKNCFGNDCIEIEDESETNDIGDTSQHGDKNEFGQIVSNDDLDDFKVDSILVTEYLEYSNLEEIIDKTDDTNVTNDEVIDLDEFISQNLFLDKDSTGVENCNSNTTSLEKYEINNIVPYEVPVELEVESDNIKATEICEEKYINCHSEDGYDSSDFEFITEDEASKAGLITKFDKITIDENKYALKSAVKIPNDNIGISNSRKNEASPSDYIKYSKYRYRRCYAHRSPEPHVMPEGERYLDMFRGQYAPIVLNNLFSMGNKKCVPSGLMTAGTEDPGAELLFRPPEDDVHYKKYKGDADECLKKILATYPAENRKKRRY, encoded by the exons ATGGATGACATGACTGATTTCGAGGAGCTGATAGACCTAAACATATATTTTCTTTCTGACTCCCAAAAAAGCACAGAGGGACCTTTAAATGACGTCCTAGACGAAATGTGCGAAGCTATGGACGAAAGAAATTTAGCAATGGATAATAATATAAACAGTAATGGAATAAGTAATAATCCGAAAGATCTACACGAAAACACGACTAACGTAAACGAACTAGAAAGTATTTCAGTACCTGGATGCCTTGGTAACGATAGTGTAGACATagaagataaagataaaataaattattgtagtTTTACTAACACTTTTGAACAAAACGATGATAATAGAATCAACGAAAGTATCACAAATGGCATCATAGAAGAATTTGCAAGTATTTTAGCAGCTACATGGCCTACATGCTTGGAAAACGGTTACATAAAAGATAATACAAATGAAATTACCACTAATAATGAAAATGAGGGTAAAGAAATAGTTGCAAACGAAGTCATCGATTTGGACGAATTTGAAGAACTTTTAGCAAAAAATTGCTTTGGTAATGATTGTATAGAAATAGAAGATGAAAGTGAAACAAACGACATTGGTGATACAAGTCAACATGGAGATAAAAACGAGTTTGGGCAAATAGTTTCAAATGATGATTTAGATGATTTTAAAGTAGATAGTATTTTAGTAACTGAATACTTGGAATACAGTAATTTAGAAGAAATAATAGATAAAACTGATGATACAAATGTGACAAACGACGAAGTAATTGATTTAGACGAATTTATCAGCCAAAATCTATTTCTTGATAAAGATAGCACTGGAGTTGAAAATTGTAACAGTAATACTACAAGTCTCGAGAAATATGAGATTAATAATATTGTACCGTATGAAGTCCCAGTAGAGTTGGAAGTCGAATCTGACAACATAAAAGCAACAGAAATATGtgaagaaaaatatataaattgtcATTCCGAGGATGGCTACGATTCATCAGATTTCGAATTTATAACAGAAGATGAAGCGTCGAAAGCGGGACTAATCACCAAATTTGATAAAATTACTATCGACGAAAATAAATATGCACTAAAAAGCGCAGTAAAAATACCTAACGATAACATTGGTATATCAAATTCTCGCAAAAATGAGGCAAGTCCGTCAGACTACATAAAATATAGCAAATATAGATACAGACGTTGCTACGCGCACCGCAGCCCTGAGCCCCACGTAATGCCCGAAGGTGAACGTTATTTGGACATGTTCAGAGGTCAATATGCCCCCATAGTACTGAATAATCTGTTTAGTATGGGCAATAAGAAATGTGTGCCTTCGGGACTTATGACCGCTGGGACCGAAGACCCAGGTGCGGAACTGTTGTTTCGCCCTCCGGAGGATGATGTTCAttataaaaaat ATAAGGGCGACGCCGATGAATGCCTTAAGAAGATTCTTGCCACCTACCCCGCAGAGAATAGAAAGAAACGTAGATATTAG
- the LOC134802993 gene encoding translation machinery-associated protein 7 homolog has product MSGREGGKKKPLKAPKKESKELDDDDLAHKAKLKEQQKALADAKAKATQKGPLAQGGIKKSGKK; this is encoded by the exons ATGTCTGGCCGTGAAGGTGGTAAGAAGAAGCCGCTGAAGGCGCCCAAGAAGGAGTCCAAGGAGCTGGACGATGATGACCTGGCCCACAAGGCCAAGCTCAAGGAGCAGCAGAAGGCTTTGGCG GATGCCAAAGCAAAGGCAACCCAAAAAGGTCCCCTCGCacaaggtggaataaagaaatcTGGCAAAAAGTGA